The sequence AGATCGGCCTGCGCGACGAGGAACTGGACTGGCTCGTCGCCCGGCTGTGACGGCGACGCCCTCGCGCGGCGGCGCGGCGGGCGGGCCTCAGAGCGGGGCGAGCGCGCCGCTGTCGGTCTCGGGCAATATGCGCAGATGGATTTCCTGCGCGCCATTGGCGAGCGCCGCGGTGCGCGCCTTGGCGCCGGCCGGGCCGGCCCACACCGGCACGCGGCGCGTTCCCTCCATGCGCACGGCAATCGCCACCGCGTCCGGATAGTCCGGCGCTTCCTCGGCGGCATAGACGGAGAACACCTGCCGCCGCCCGTCGGTGCCGCGCCACAGCCGGAAACGGCGGGCGAGCAGACCACGGGCGCTGAGCGGACCGGCGTCCTGCAGCGAATCGGCCAGTATCGTTTCGCGTGTCATCATGAGAACAAATCTAGAACATGCCCAAGCGGCGTCAACTCGTTCCTGTACTGAATCCGCCAAGATGCTGAATGTTCCGTTGCTCCCCCGCATCAGTGGCCGGAAGAACCGCCATTCTCTCCAAATTGTGATGCGGTGGCCGGCCAGACCCGCACTCCGGCATAGGCGGCGAGGAACTTGACGTATTCGACCAGCAGCAGCCGGGCCTTGCCGAGCGTGCCCCGCCAGCCGGCATCGGCGGCGCGCCGGGGCACCACCGGATAGGGCACCAGCTCGACCTCCGGCAGGGTCCGGCGCAGTTCCACCAGCGCCCGCGGCATGTGCCAGGCCGACGTCACCACCAGCAGCGAACGGAAATGGTTCCGGCGCGCCCACTCGGCCGCCTCCAGCGCGTTGCCGCGCGTGTTGAGCGCCGAATGGCCCAGCTCGACGCAGCATTCGAGCGCCTCCTGCGAGGCCGGGACATTGCGGCTGATCCCGGCCAGCGTGGTGTCGGGATGGACGCCGGTGATGAGCAGGCGCTTCGCGCGCCCGTCGATCAGCAGGTTGGTGGCGTCGACGATGCGGTCCGGGGTGCCGGTCAGCACGACGATGCCGTCGGCGCTGCGCTTTGTCTGCGCCTCGCGGCCCTCGATGCCGGCGACGAAGAAGGCGAAGCCCGTCAGCAGCGCGGCAAGGAGCGCGAGGAGCAGCAGGCCCAGCCAACGCAGCCGGCCGCGCCGGCCCGGTGCAGGGCCGGTACCGGAGGGTCGGGCGCCGGTCGGGCCGGCCTCTGGCGAAGGAATGTCGGTCACGGCGGCAGCCTAGCCGATGCCGCGCAGGGTGCGGTAGACCGTGGCGCGCGAGGTGAGCGTCGTCACCAGCGCCACCAGCACCGACACGCCGAAGATGCCGCCATAGCCGCGCAGATCGATGGTCAGCGCCCCGACCAGCGTGTCGATGCTGCGGTCGACGGCGAACCAGGACGGCACGGTCGAGCCGATGAAGAACAGCGCGACGGCCGCCCCGCCGCCTATGGCCGCGCCCTTCAGCCCGACGGTCAGGAAATGGTGCTGGAATTCGGAGACGATGAAGCTGTCGCGCGCGCCGACCAGATGCAGCACCTCGACCACCGAGCGCGCCGCGTCCACCGCCGCGCGGGTCGCCACCGCCACGCACAGCACCGTCGCCGCCCCCACGAGGCCGAGCACGGCAAGGCCGATCGCCATCGCCGTCCGGGCGGTGGAGGACAGCCGCTCGGCCCAGAGCCGGTGATCGTCGAGGGTCGCCGAAGGCACCTGTTCGGCCAGGCTCGCCCGCAGCGCCGCGAGCACCGGCGCCCCCGCGCCGGGCGTGAGATTCACCACCACGAGGCGGGGCACCGGCAGGTTGGCGAGGTCGATGCCCGCGCCGAGCCAGGGTTCCAGCAGGGCGGCGGTCTCGCTCTCGTCGAGCGCGCGCGCCTCGGCCACGCCCTCCGTGGAGCGGGCGACGTTCACCGCCTTGGCCAGCGCCGCCTCGACGTCGAGCCCGTCGCCGGGGCGGATCTGGATCGTGGTCTCGCGGGCGATGTCGGAAGTCCACTCGGTGGCGACGTTGCTCACCGCCGAGACCGCGCCGATGGTGATGCCGGCGAGGAAGGTCATGATGGCGATGACTGCGATCAGCGCCCGCGCCGTCACCGTGGCGCCGGGCACGATGGGGCGCTGCGCCGCCGAGCGCAGGGGAGCGCCCCCCGGCTTCGCGCCCGCCTTGCCCCCGGCCGGCGCGGGTTTCTCGCCCGGCGCCGCGCGTGCGGCGGAGGCAGGCGGGGCGCCGGCCGGATCGGCGCCGCGCGCCGGACGGTTGAGCCGGCCCGCGACGGCCGTCAGCAGGCCCGACATCCTGTTCCGATGCTCAGTCATAGACGGTCAGGCGCCCCTGATTGATGACGAGGCGGCGGGCGTCGAACTGGTCCATCAGCCCGATGTCGTGGGTGGCGATCAGCACCGAGGTGCCGCTCTTGTGCAGTTCGAGGAACAGCCGCAGCAGGCGGCGCGCAAGGCTGGGGTCGACATTGCCGGTCGGCTCGTCGGCGAGCAGGATCTCCGGCCGGCCGATCAGCGCGCGGGCGATGGCGGCGCGCTGCTTCTCGCCGCCCGACAGCACCGGCGGCAGCACATGCATGCGCTCGCCGAGCCCGACCCATTGCAGAAGCTCCTGCACCTCGGCGCGGTAGCTCGCCTCCTCGCGCCCCTGCACGCGCAACGGCAGGGCGACGTTCTCATAGGTGCTGAGATGGTCGAGCAGGCGGAAGTCCTGAAACACGATGCCGATGCGCTGGCGCAGCGCCGCCGTCTCGTCGGCGCCGAGCTTGGCGGCATCGCGCCCGAAGATGGTGATCAGCCCGCGCGTGGGGCGCAGCGACAGGAACAGCAGCCGCAGCAGCGTCGTCTTGCCCGCGCCGGAGGGGCCGGTCAGGAACTGGAAGGAATGCGGTGGAATGCCGAAGGTGACATCCCGCAACACCTCCGGCCCCATGCCGTAGCGCAGTCCGACATTCTCGAAGCGAACCAAGACTCTTTCCTTCAGGCTGGCCCGACGCGCCGCCTTCTGATTCTGATGGCGCAGTCACCCCTAACATAGCGTTTGCGCCGCGTGGCAAAAGACGGTGCGGCGCAGAGACCGCGGCTGCGGTATCCACGCCCCCCGGCTGGACGGCAAGGGGCCGCCCGGTCCATCCTGACGAACCGATGACAAGGCTCATGACAGGCGCCGCGAGCCCATGCGGCGGCGCGCACGAGGATGACGATGACGCAGCCGACGACGACCGACGCCGCTCCGGGCGGGGAGGCCAATGCCTACCGGGACGCCCGCATCGAGGTGCTTTTCGACGCCGAGACCATCGCAGGCCGCAACCGCGAGCTGGTCGCGGAGATCGTCGCCTCCAAGCCCGAGAAGCTGGTCGTCATCGCCGTGCTGAAGGGCAGCTTCGTCTTCGCCGCCGACCTCATCCGAGCCATGCACGACGCCGGCCTCGCGCCGGAGGTCGAGTTCATCACCCTGTCGAGCTACCGCGACGCGCGGGTCTCCTCCGGACAGGTGGCGGTGCTGCGCGACATCGACACCGATGTGCGCGGGCGCGACGTGCTGCTGATCGACGACATACTGGAATCCGGCCGCACCCTCGCCTTCGCCAAGGACCTGCTGGCCGCGCGCGGGGCGCGGCGGGTCTCGGTCTGCGTGCTGCTGGAGAAGCCGCACAAGCGCGCGGTGCAGATCACCGCCGATTTCGTCGGCTTCCAGTGCCCGGACTATTTCGTGGTCGGTTACGGCATGGACGTGTCGCACGCCTTCCGCCAGCTTCCCTTCATCGGCTACATCCCCGACGCCGAGAAGTAGCGGCGGCGGGCGGCGGCACGCGCCGGCCCGCATTTCCCGATGTCATCCCGGCCGCAGCGAAGCGGAGAGCCGGGATCGCTTGCCACGCCCGCTTGCCGAGCCCGCTTGCCAGCATCGGCACCCGATCCCGGATACGGCCTGGGGCCGTTCCGGGATGACGGGCCGAACTCAGAAGTCGCGCAGCAGGCGGTCGAGATAGTCGAGTTCGAGGCGCGGGCGGTCGGGCTCGCCGAAGCGGCGGCGCAGTTCCTCCAGCACGCGGCGGGCGCGCTGCATGTCGATCTCGTCCGGCACCTTCACGGTGACGTCGTCGCCATAGTCGCGCGAGCGCAGCGGCCGGCCGAGCGGGTCGTTGCGCTCGGCAGTCTCGCCCGAGGGGCCGCCCGGTTCCTGCCCCTGGCCGCCCTGCTGTTGCTGCATCGCCTCGGCCATCTGCTGGGCGCCCTTGCGCAGCGCCTGCAGCGCCTCGCTCTGCGCATCCACCGCGCCGGTGCCGTCGCCCTGGCCGAGCGCCTGCTCGGCCTCGCGCATGGCCTGCTCGGCCTCGCCGAGCCCGCCATCGCCGGGCATGCCCTGACCCTGACCTTGCTGGCCCTGCCCCTGCTGGCCCTGCCCCTGCTGGCCCTGCCCTTGCTGGCCCTGCTGACCCTGACCGTTCTGGCCCTGCTGCTCGCCCTGCTGGCCTTGCTGGCCCTGTTGGCCGCGCTGGGCCTGCTGCATCTTCTCGCGCAGCTGGCGAAGCTGGTCGCGGAGCTGCTCCTGGTTCTGCTTGAGATCGTTGAAGGCCTGGTCCTGCTGGCCGTCGCGCCCCTCCTTGAAGGTGCGGTCGCGCAGCTGCTGCTGGCGGCGGATCATGTCGCCGAGCTGGTCCATGTTCTGCGACATCTGGCTCTGGCCCTGCCGGCGCTGCTGCTGGCGGCCGGCCTGCAGGCCGTTCAGCATGTTCTGCAGCTCGCTGAGCATCTGGCGCGCCGCGTCGCGGGCGCCGTTGCGGGCCATGTCCTCGATGCGGTCGAGCATCTTCTGCAGGTCCTGCGGGCGCACGGTGCGGGTGTTGGGGTCCATGGGTTGGCTGCGGTCGGCGCGCTCGCCATTGCGCTGCGCCTCCTGCGCCAGCGCCTGCATGAATTCCTGCATCGCCTCGCGCAGCTGCTGCGCCAGCCGCTTGATCTCCTCGTCGCTGGCGCCGTTCTCGAGCGCGTTCTGCAACGCCTGCTGGGCGTCGCGCAGGCGCTTCTCGACATCGGAGAGGTCGCCATCCTCGATGCGCACGGCGATTTCCCAGAGATAGTCGACGACGCCGCGCAGATCCTCGTCGCTGCGGGCATTGGCGAGCCGCCAATAGGCGCTGCGCAGGCCCATGTAATGGGAAGGGTCGGGCGTGAAACGCTCCGGCGCGATGGCGAGGGCGTCGAGCCCGGCCTGCACGCGCTCGCGCTGGTTGGCGTCGAAGGCGAGCGTGCGCCGTTCCTCGATCAGCGCACGCGCCAGCGGGTTCGAGAAGCTGCGCTGCGGCAGGGTGAAGCCGCGCGGGCGCGACTGGCCGAGATTGCCGGCCTCGTCGCGCGCGACCAGCGTCATCGTCACCTTTGCGCCGGCCCACGGGCTCTCGGTCAGGTCCTTGGTGGTCTGCCCGGTCGCCACGCGAGCCCGGCCGCCGGACAGCGGCAGCGGGAAGTTCGGCGCCTCGACCAGCGGGCGCGCGGGCGCGGGGGGCGGCGCATTCTTCAGCGCGTGCAGCGGCGACGCGGGCGGCACGGCGGCGAAACGCGCCTCGGCGCTGGCGACCCCGTAATCGTCCTCGGCCTTGTAGGCGAGCGCCAGCCCGGTCGCGCCGGAGGCCTGCGGCTCCTTGGTCAGCTCGATGCTCGGCGGCTCGTCCGGCTGGGCGCGGAAGTGCCAGGAAACGAAGCGCCCGTCCGGCCCCTCGACGCGGGCGGAGCCGTCGCCGGCAACGATGAAGCGGCGCTCCTCGCCATTCGCCGCGCGCGCGGGGGCCGAGGGAGCGGTGGCGGCAGGCGCGGGCGCGGCGCCATCCGCCGTCTCGTCCTTGGTTTCCGGCGGCGGCGTCAGGCGGCCATCGGTGACGAGGCGCGCCTCGTCGAGCCCGGTGATGCGCACCACCAGCTCGCTGCCGGCCGGCACGGTCAGGGCGGTGGCGTCGAAGGTCGGCTCCGCCTCGGCGCCGCCGGCATTGCCGGCGGTGTCGAGCGAGCGCAGGCCCGGCAGCATCACCGGCGGGCGGCCGGTATAGCCGGGCGGCGTCACCCAGGCGTCGACCCGGTAGGGCTTGGGCGCCACCAGCGTCTGCCAGTCGAAGGCCGCCGCGATGCGGCGCAGATGGTCGCCGGGCACCATGAAGAAGGTGGCGATGACGCCGAGCATCACCAGCGCGCGCACCGCCCGCGTGTCGATGGCGGCAAGGCGCGGCGAGGGCAGGCCGGCACGCAGGCTGCCGAGCTGGGCCGACATGCGCGCGATATGGGCCCGCCACAGGGCGGCGCCGACGGGATCGTCCGGCCGGGAGGCGAGATGGTCGGCGAGCGCGGTCGCCGGCCGGTGCGGCTGGCGGCTTTCACGGTCGAGTCGCGAGAGCGCCTCGCCGGCGGAGGGCGGGCGGATACGCAGCGCCGGCACCAGGGCGAGGGCGAAAGCAAGGGCAAAGAGCACGAGGCCGGCGATGCGGCCATAGGGCGGCAGCGCGAGCCAGAGACCGAGCCAGGAGGCAATGAGAAACAGGCCGAGCGCGGCGCCCATGGCGGCGATCGCCGGCCAGACGCGCTCCCACAGCAGCGCCGCGCGCGCACGCTGGAG comes from Ancylobacter sp. TS-1 and encodes:
- a CDS encoding YdcF family protein; translation: MTDIPSPEAGPTGARPSGTGPAPGRRGRLRWLGLLLLALLAALLTGFAFFVAGIEGREAQTKRSADGIVVLTGTPDRIVDATNLLIDGRAKRLLITGVHPDTTLAGISRNVPASQEALECCVELGHSALNTRGNALEAAEWARRNHFRSLLVVTSAWHMPRALVELRRTLPEVELVPYPVVPRRAADAGWRGTLGKARLLLVEYVKFLAAYAGVRVWPATASQFGENGGSSGH
- a CDS encoding ABC transporter permease, whose product is MSGLLTAVAGRLNRPARGADPAGAPPASAARAAPGEKPAPAGGKAGAKPGGAPLRSAAQRPIVPGATVTARALIAVIAIMTFLAGITIGAVSAVSNVATEWTSDIARETTIQIRPGDGLDVEAALAKAVNVARSTEGVAEARALDESETAALLEPWLGAGIDLANLPVPRLVVVNLTPGAGAPVLAALRASLAEQVPSATLDDHRLWAERLSSTARTAMAIGLAVLGLVGAATVLCVAVATRAAVDAARSVVEVLHLVGARDSFIVSEFQHHFLTVGLKGAAIGGGAAVALFFIGSTVPSWFAVDRSIDTLVGALTIDLRGYGGIFGVSVLVALVTTLTSRATVYRTLRGIG
- the ftsE gene encoding cell division ATP-binding protein FtsE, with the protein product MVRFENVGLRYGMGPEVLRDVTFGIPPHSFQFLTGPSGAGKTTLLRLLFLSLRPTRGLITIFGRDAAKLGADETAALRQRIGIVFQDFRLLDHLSTYENVALPLRVQGREEASYRAEVQELLQWVGLGERMHVLPPVLSGGEKQRAAIARALIGRPEILLADEPTGNVDPSLARRLLRLFLELHKSGTSVLIATHDIGLMDQFDARRLVINQGRLTVYD
- the hpt gene encoding hypoxanthine phosphoribosyltransferase; protein product: MTQPTTTDAAPGGEANAYRDARIEVLFDAETIAGRNRELVAEIVASKPEKLVVIAVLKGSFVFAADLIRAMHDAGLAPEVEFITLSSYRDARVSSGQVAVLRDIDTDVRGRDVLLIDDILESGRTLAFAKDLLAARGARRVSVCVLLEKPHKRAVQITADFVGFQCPDYFVVGYGMDVSHAFRQLPFIGYIPDAEK
- a CDS encoding TIGR02302 family protein is translated as MTATPEGTDGGEVHPEAGAAPRADNARTEVRRAEHSLRSALQRARAALLWERVWPAIAAMGAALGLFLIASWLGLWLALPPYGRIAGLVLFALAFALALVPALRIRPPSAGEALSRLDRESRQPHRPATALADHLASRPDDPVGAALWRAHIARMSAQLGSLRAGLPSPRLAAIDTRAVRALVMLGVIATFFMVPGDHLRRIAAAFDWQTLVAPKPYRVDAWVTPPGYTGRPPVMLPGLRSLDTAGNAGGAEAEPTFDATALTVPAGSELVVRITGLDEARLVTDGRLTPPPETKDETADGAAPAPAATAPSAPARAANGEERRFIVAGDGSARVEGPDGRFVSWHFRAQPDEPPSIELTKEPQASGATGLALAYKAEDDYGVASAEARFAAVPPASPLHALKNAPPPAPARPLVEAPNFPLPLSGGRARVATGQTTKDLTESPWAGAKVTMTLVARDEAGNLGQSRPRGFTLPQRSFSNPLARALIEERRTLAFDANQRERVQAGLDALAIAPERFTPDPSHYMGLRSAYWRLANARSDEDLRGVVDYLWEIAVRIEDGDLSDVEKRLRDAQQALQNALENGASDEEIKRLAQQLREAMQEFMQALAQEAQRNGERADRSQPMDPNTRTVRPQDLQKMLDRIEDMARNGARDAARQMLSELQNMLNGLQAGRQQQRRQGQSQMSQNMDQLGDMIRRQQQLRDRTFKEGRDGQQDQAFNDLKQNQEQLRDQLRQLREKMQQAQRGQQGQQGQQGEQQGQNGQGQQGQQGQGQQGQGQQGQGQQGQGQGMPGDGGLGEAEQAMREAEQALGQGDGTGAVDAQSEALQALRKGAQQMAEAMQQQQGGQGQEPGGPSGETAERNDPLGRPLRSRDYGDDVTVKVPDEIDMQRARRVLEELRRRFGEPDRPRLELDYLDRLLRDF